The following are encoded in a window of Burkholderiales bacterium genomic DNA:
- a CDS encoding thiosulfate oxidation carrier protein SoxY, whose translation MKAKGTFGSHDSHGFTRRRALGALAAGATVLLVRPLAATPEALQTALRETFGDRAILPGKVTLELPKLAESGNVVPVTISVDSPMTERDHVKSIHLFAERNHLPRIFEARLGPSNGRARVASRIRLVTSQRVVAAAVMSDESVWSAAFDIEVTVSSCG comes from the coding sequence GTGAAAGCGAAGGGTACTTTCGGCAGTCACGACTCTCACGGTTTTACCCGCCGGCGCGCCTTGGGCGCGCTGGCGGCTGGCGCTACTGTGCTGTTGGTGCGCCCGCTGGCTGCCACACCCGAGGCTTTGCAGACCGCGCTGCGCGAAACGTTCGGCGACCGCGCCATTCTTCCGGGCAAGGTGACGCTGGAGCTGCCCAAGCTGGCCGAGAGCGGAAACGTGGTACCGGTCACGATCAGCGTGGACAGTCCGATGACCGAGCGCGACCACGTGAAGAGCATTCACCTCTTTGCCGAAAGGAACCATCTGCCCCGGATCTTCGAGGCCCGGCTGGGTCCTTCCAACGGCCGGGCCCGCGTGGCCTCCCGTATCCGCCTCGTGACCTCCCAGCGTGTCGTCGCGGCGGCCGTCATGAGCGACGAGAGCGTCTGGTCGGCGGCGTTCGACATTGAAGTGACCGTGTCGAGCTGCGGATGA
- the soxZ gene encoding thiosulfate oxidation carrier complex protein SoxZ: protein MSKLGAARVRVPERASRGEVIEIRAMVEHPMESGFRVDNVGRTIPRHIVESFTCTYNGREIFRVRLHPAVSTNPYFLFHAVATESGQLVFTWTDDQGGRVTHAVDIEVA from the coding sequence ATGAGCAAGCTGGGAGCGGCGCGCGTGCGCGTGCCGGAACGCGCGAGCCGGGGCGAGGTCATCGAGATCCGCGCCATGGTCGAGCATCCGATGGAGTCGGGCTTTCGCGTCGACAATGTCGGACGCACGATCCCGCGGCACATCGTGGAGTCGTTCACCTGCACTTACAACGGTCGGGAAATCTTCCGGGTGCGACTGCATCCGGCGGTGTCGACCAATCCCTATTTCCTTTTCCACGCGGTCGCGACCGAGTCGGGGCAACTGGTATTCACCTGGACCGACGATCAGGGCGGCCGGGTGACGCATGCGGTGGACATCGAGGTCGCGTAG
- a CDS encoding glycine zipper domain-containing protein, whose amino-acid sequence MKRQLLVSAVLGLGLSASVLAGEIDKGAVVGGAIGGGAGAAVGSAIGGRDGAIIGGAIGGATGAAIGSSTTDKSAKTQTVVVKETVVVREPAGGPPGHARGKKKGWKKHD is encoded by the coding sequence ATGAAACGGCAATTGCTGGTAAGCGCAGTGCTCGGACTGGGTCTGTCGGCCTCTGTCCTCGCGGGAGAGATCGACAAGGGAGCGGTGGTCGGAGGCGCCATCGGCGGCGGCGCCGGCGCGGCGGTCGGCTCTGCGATCGGCGGGCGGGACGGGGCGATCATCGGCGGTGCGATTGGCGGCGCAACCGGCGCGGCCATCGGCTCGAGCACCACCGACAAGTCCGCCAAGACCCAGACCGTCGTCGTCAAGGAGACAGTGGTCGTGCGCGAGCCGGCGGGTGGCCCTCCGGGCCATGCCCGAGGCAAGAAGAAGGGCTGGAAGAAGCACGACTGA
- a CDS encoding OsmC family protein, whose product MKRTGSAVWQGGLKDGKGTLSTESGVLSNAPYGFGTRFENERGTNPEELIAAAHAGCFSMALSAQLGEAGLVAQSIRTTAAVTLEKSDGGFSITAVHLALTAKVPGADRQAFETAADRAKTGCPVSKLLNARITLEARLES is encoded by the coding sequence ATGAAAAGGACTGGGTCGGCCGTCTGGCAAGGCGGCCTGAAAGACGGCAAGGGAACTCTATCGACCGAAAGCGGCGTGCTGTCGAACGCGCCGTATGGATTCGGGACGCGCTTCGAGAACGAACGCGGAACGAACCCGGAAGAGCTGATCGCGGCGGCGCATGCCGGTTGCTTCTCGATGGCGCTTTCCGCCCAGCTCGGCGAAGCGGGCCTGGTGGCGCAGAGCATTCGCACGACCGCAGCCGTGACGCTGGAGAAGAGCGACGGCGGGTTCTCCATCACCGCCGTTCACCTGGCTCTGACGGCAAAGGTACCCGGCGCGGACCGCCAGGCGTTCGAGACGGCCGCTGACAGGGCCAAAACGGGATGCCCGGTCTCCAAGCTGCTGAACGCCAGGATCACGCTCGAGGCAAGACTCGAGTCCTGA
- a CDS encoding DUF3299 domain-containing protein: MSMNDHARVFLTVLLSLIACSVLAGAPRELQWKDLVPKISPDHPFARLTRHQVLQLHDIAEVRDRLARGEKVGAIEQQDAEAATRKLKEAGIDVEGLLAKRAQLAAESQLRAQSPEPSLNGQLVRLPGYLLPLEFSGKEITEFLLVPWVGACIHTPPPPPNQIVHVKSDKPVANVSLFAPIWVTGRMATGAIKKSLYLVDGSSDVSIAYSMQATSVEPYKQ, encoded by the coding sequence ATGTCCATGAACGACCACGCGCGCGTTTTCCTGACCGTGCTTCTCTCCCTGATCGCCTGTTCCGTCCTCGCGGGCGCGCCCCGCGAGCTGCAATGGAAGGATCTGGTGCCGAAGATCTCGCCCGATCATCCGTTCGCACGACTCACGCGTCATCAGGTGCTGCAGCTGCACGACATCGCCGAGGTCCGCGACCGGCTGGCGCGCGGCGAAAAGGTCGGAGCGATCGAGCAGCAGGACGCGGAAGCGGCCACGCGCAAGCTCAAGGAAGCCGGAATCGACGTGGAAGGGCTGCTGGCCAAACGCGCGCAGCTCGCCGCGGAATCGCAACTGCGGGCGCAGTCGCCGGAACCATCGCTCAACGGCCAGCTCGTGCGGCTGCCGGGCTATCTTCTGCCCCTGGAATTCTCCGGAAAGGAGATTACCGAGTTCCTTCTGGTGCCCTGGGTCGGCGCCTGCATCCATACCCCGCCTCCCCCGCCCAATCAGATCGTGCACGTGAAATCGGACAAGCCCGTGGCCAACGTCTCCCTGTTCGCGCCAATCTGGGTCACCGGCCGCATGGCCACCGGCGCCATCAAGAAATCGCTCTATCTGGTGGACGGATCATCCGACGTCAGTATCGCTTACTCGATGCAGGCGACTTCCGTCGAGCCCTACAAGCAATGA
- a CDS encoding ABC transporter permease: MIFALALKSLRNRTATAGLTVLSIALAVMLLLGVERIRTESREGFAATISGTDLIVGARTSPAHLLLYSVFRIGNPTNNLRWASYRAIAQRREVAWTIPLSLGDSHRGFRVLGTTADYFAHYRFSRGRRLELASGRVFEKTHDAVLGAEVAEKLNYKVGDRLVIAHGAGEVSFSLHEEQPFEIVGVLARTGTPVDRTVHVTLDGLDALHAKEQEAADALAELLQGAPNEHRAGVGSAHTISAFLVGLKSRPAALAMQRVINEYPGEPLTAILPGVTLQEIWEIAGAIEKTLFAVSALVLVVGLAGMLVALLTSLAERRREMAILRSVGARPAHVFGLMLGEAAFLTLLGIAVGLAALYLALLAGRPWLESRLGLFLTVGPPSTHEFGLMIVVAMAGLVIGLLPAYRIYRYSLADGMTIRI, translated from the coding sequence ATGATCTTTGCACTCGCCCTGAAAAGCCTGCGCAACCGCACGGCGACTGCGGGGCTGACTGTGTTGTCGATCGCCCTGGCCGTGATGCTGCTACTCGGCGTGGAGCGCATCCGCACCGAGTCCAGGGAGGGCTTCGCCGCCACGATCTCGGGCACCGACCTGATCGTAGGAGCGCGCACGAGTCCCGCGCATCTGCTGCTGTACTCGGTGTTTCGCATTGGCAATCCCACCAACAACCTGCGCTGGGCGAGTTACCGCGCCATCGCGCAGCGGCGGGAAGTCGCCTGGACCATTCCACTGTCCCTGGGCGACTCGCACCGGGGATTCCGCGTACTGGGAACGACCGCGGACTATTTCGCGCACTACCGCTTCTCGCGCGGCAGGCGCCTGGAACTGGCCAGTGGACGGGTTTTCGAGAAGACGCACGACGCCGTGCTGGGCGCCGAGGTGGCCGAGAAGCTGAACTACAAGGTGGGCGACAGGCTCGTGATCGCCCATGGCGCGGGCGAGGTCAGCTTCTCGCTGCACGAGGAACAGCCCTTCGAGATCGTGGGGGTGCTCGCGCGCACCGGTACGCCGGTCGACCGCACCGTTCACGTCACGCTCGATGGGCTCGATGCCTTGCACGCAAAGGAGCAAGAGGCCGCCGATGCGCTCGCCGAGCTGTTGCAGGGCGCGCCAAACGAGCATCGGGCCGGCGTCGGCAGCGCGCACACGATCAGCGCGTTCCTGGTGGGGTTGAAGTCGCGGCCGGCCGCGCTGGCGATGCAGCGGGTGATCAACGAATATCCCGGTGAGCCGCTCACCGCCATTCTGCCCGGCGTCACGCTGCAGGAGATTTGGGAGATTGCGGGCGCCATCGAGAAGACGCTGTTCGCGGTCTCTGCGCTGGTCCTGGTCGTGGGGCTTGCCGGGATGCTGGTCGCGCTGCTCACCAGCCTTGCTGAGCGTCGGCGCGAGATGGCGATCCTGCGCTCGGTGGGCGCTCGACCGGCGCACGTCTTCGGCCTGATGCTGGGGGAAGCCGCCTTCCTGACTTTGCTGGGGATCGCGGTCGGCCTGGCGGCCCTGTATCTCGCACTGCTCGCCGGCCGCCCCTGGCTGGAGTCGCGGCTGGGCCTGTTCCTCACCGTGGGCCCACCCTCGACCCATGAGTTCGGTCTTATGATTGTCGTCGCGATGGCGGGACTGGTGATCGGTCTGCTTCCCGCCTACCGGATCTACCGTTACTCGCTCGCCGACGGAATGACCATTCGGATCTAG
- a CDS encoding ABC transporter ATP-binding protein produces MSVARVGAETVVDIADLRFAWSGDAPPVVDIERLRVAAGERVFLRGPSGSGKSTLLSLIAGVATPREGSVRVLGQDIGRLSGPARDRFRADHIGFIFQLFNLIPYLSVIENVCLPCGFSRRRAARAIGEAGSVRAEALRLLDRLDMGTELLRRPVTKLSVGQQQRVAAARALIGAPELVIADEPTSSLDADRRAAFLDLLFGECARERAALIFVSHDAALAPRFDRVIEFAQINRAAGRLAA; encoded by the coding sequence ATGTCCGTCGCGAGGGTCGGGGCCGAAACCGTGGTCGACATCGCGGACCTGCGCTTCGCCTGGTCGGGTGATGCGCCGCCGGTCGTGGACATCGAGCGGCTGAGGGTGGCGGCGGGAGAACGGGTGTTCCTGCGCGGGCCCAGCGGCAGCGGCAAATCCACGCTGCTCAGCCTGATCGCCGGAGTCGCGACGCCGCGCGAAGGCAGCGTGCGCGTGCTCGGGCAGGACATCGGACGTCTTTCCGGGCCCGCGCGCGACCGGTTCCGCGCCGACCACATCGGCTTCATTTTCCAGCTCTTCAACCTGATCCCCTATCTGTCCGTCATCGAGAACGTGTGCCTTCCGTGCGGCTTCTCGCGGAGGCGAGCGGCGCGCGCGATCGGGGAGGCCGGCAGCGTGCGCGCCGAAGCGCTGCGCCTGCTCGATCGCCTGGACATGGGGACGGAGCTGTTGCGGCGGCCGGTCACCAAACTCAGCGTCGGTCAACAGCAGCGAGTAGCCGCCGCCAGGGCGCTGATCGGAGCGCCCGAGCTGGTGATCGCCGACGAGCCGACTTCTTCGCTCGATGCGGACCGGCGTGCGGCGTTTCTGGACCTGCTGTTCGGCGAGTGCGCCCGCGAGCGGGCTGCACTGATTTTCGTCAGCCACGACGCGGCGCTCGCGCCGCGCTTCGACCGCGTGATCGAGTTCGCCCAGATCAACCGCGCCGCTGGACGCCTGGCGGCATAG
- a CDS encoding dodecin family protein, protein MAKDKSGEAVYRIIEVVGTSTKSWEDAAMNAVDTAAKSLRDLRIAEVVKMDMKVDGGRVVAYRTRVLLSFKYEG, encoded by the coding sequence ATGGCAAAAGACAAGTCGGGCGAAGCGGTCTATCGAATCATCGAAGTCGTGGGCACGAGCACCAAGTCCTGGGAAGACGCGGCGATGAACGCCGTGGACACCGCCGCCAAGTCGCTGCGCGACCTGCGCATCGCGGAAGTGGTCAAGATGGACATGAAAGTCGACGGCGGGCGCGTCGTTGCCTACCGTACCCGGGTGTTGCTGTCGTTCAAGTACGAAGGTTGA
- a CDS encoding amidase — protein sequence MNASIPFLPATRLAALIRRKKIGCVELLERYLERVARLNPKINAIVVLDEKRARERARKADRAAARNDWWGPLHGVPMTVKESFDVEGLVTCWGRPDMTGNVAKRHALAVHRLLGAGAVIFGKTNVPLMLADWQSFNPVYGTTSNPWDPARTPGGSSGGAAAALAAGLTGLELGSDIAASIRNPAHYCGVFGHKPTFELCPIRGHNLPPNLATRDMMVIGPLARSAQDLEIALRILAQPDELEARGIRVALAKPKAAIRQLRIALLTNAATAEVDDSVQAQVAAAADCFARAGAKVSERARPDIDLEEAHRVFIYLLRSATCAALTEEQFDRHKTLAATLAPDDDSYPAWMARANTMTHREWHHWNEKRALLRQKWAEFFREWDLLLCPAAASAAFPHNQKGERWERMITVNGKPQPSTTQMFWAGYSGLAYLPSTVAPAGFTADGLPVGVQIVGPQYADLSCIAAAKFLEREHQGFVAPPPFE from the coding sequence ATGAATGCGTCGATTCCATTCCTGCCGGCGACCAGACTGGCGGCGCTGATTCGCCGCAAGAAGATCGGTTGCGTGGAGCTGCTCGAGCGCTATCTGGAACGCGTCGCGCGGCTCAATCCGAAGATCAACGCCATCGTGGTGCTCGACGAAAAGCGCGCTCGCGAACGCGCGCGCAAAGCCGATCGCGCGGCCGCCAGGAACGACTGGTGGGGGCCATTGCACGGCGTGCCCATGACGGTCAAGGAATCCTTCGACGTCGAGGGCCTGGTCACCTGCTGGGGCCGCCCGGACATGACCGGCAACGTGGCAAAGCGCCACGCGCTCGCGGTGCACCGGCTGCTGGGCGCGGGCGCGGTGATCTTCGGCAAGACCAACGTGCCGTTGATGCTGGCCGACTGGCAAAGCTTCAATCCGGTCTACGGCACGACGAGCAACCCGTGGGATCCCGCGCGCACGCCGGGTGGTTCTTCCGGCGGCGCCGCGGCGGCGCTGGCCGCCGGACTGACCGGCCTCGAGCTGGGCAGCGACATCGCCGCCTCGATCCGCAATCCGGCGCACTATTGCGGGGTGTTCGGCCACAAGCCCACGTTCGAGCTGTGCCCGATCCGCGGACACAACCTCCCGCCGAACCTCGCCACGCGCGACATGATGGTCATCGGGCCGCTCGCGCGCAGCGCGCAGGACCTGGAAATCGCCCTTCGTATCCTGGCCCAGCCGGACGAGCTGGAGGCGCGCGGCATCCGCGTCGCGCTCGCCAAGCCGAAGGCCGCGATCCGACAGCTCAGGATCGCGCTGCTCACCAACGCCGCCACCGCCGAGGTCGACGATTCGGTGCAGGCACAGGTGGCGGCTGCGGCGGACTGCTTCGCGCGGGCCGGCGCCAAAGTGAGCGAAAGGGCCCGGCCAGACATCGACCTGGAGGAAGCGCATCGGGTGTTCATCTACCTGCTGCGCAGCGCAACCTGCGCCGCGCTGACCGAAGAGCAGTTCGATCGTCACAAGACGTTGGCCGCGACCCTCGCGCCGGACGACGACAGCTATCCAGCGTGGATGGCCCGCGCGAACACCATGACGCATCGCGAATGGCATCACTGGAACGAGAAGCGCGCGCTGCTGCGGCAAAAATGGGCGGAGTTCTTCCGCGAGTGGGACTTGCTGCTGTGTCCCGCGGCGGCCAGCGCCGCCTTCCCGCACAACCAGAAGGGCGAGCGCTGGGAGCGGATGATCACGGTGAACGGCAAGCCGCAGCCTTCGACGACCCAGATGTTCTGGGCCGGTTATTCCGGGCTGGCGTATTTGCCCTCTACGGTCGCGCCCGCAGGGTTCACCGCGGATGGCCTGCCGGTCGGGGTCCAGATCGTCGGGCCGCAGTATGCAGACCTGAGCTGCATTGCGGCGGCCAAATTCCTCGAGCGCGAACATCAGGGCTTCGTCGCCCCGCCGCCGTTCGAGTGA